The Gossypium hirsutum isolate 1008001.06 unplaced genomic scaffold, Gossypium_hirsutum_v2.1 scaffold_396, whole genome shotgun sequence genome has a segment encoding these proteins:
- the LOC121226763 gene encoding collagen alpha-1(I) chain-like, with product GTGPRGGRGPSGGGRPRAGGRGGRAEGGPAGAEEGGTGTGGGRRRAEAEGKGGREERRTTAKAGAKEGAGSKNERGGREDEQRPAEAQPETRPTRERRRGGRTPPAPEEKAKAGGAGGRRGARRKRKGRDGRAPPGGEPAAEGDATRGNGPGPDRGRRDRRRARAGGEGGGAGPGGGGERGAGEGRERTRPQPANERHGGEPPGRAAERDEGRGGQGRGGKNRAGRPGEGRGRTRATRREATRREPGPTGPGKRGKGSGRGREQGKGGRQRGRPRKREAAARGDDGPARGTHRPARRPREGAGEGGGARRRGRGAARDGARRPRNRSRERKEKAEQGGRRGTGGRSRGETGRAERPANAGQTTPEGGRGQPRRAPPPGRGAARRGGPGPGGGGRGREQPRRGKANKPPARSAPRKRNERRGTAAGAAPGAGARRQGGGAGRKETERRAATESAARAARKNGAKGETGGEGQKPGNQRGGERKGRPKPGGRGHGGRGGTQRRPQPTRSPRAAGGPRAERAARARTASGGPKGEAATTAAARRAGGRRQATAGGGGRGRRARPGNPGGSARTGRAARPQGRREDPRREAEQEAEEKKRTRRPRGTASEPGKAQREKRAPAAAEGEAGEAAAATDRAQGPGKGAPERGRAPAGPDPGAPRGAGDEAGGGKAARSGRERPAKAKDGRETESEQGPRGKEEKDGEREAKRAGKGREGSGGGPARRPGRRGNGESRAAERAGRGPTRGGAAAQARAGETPGETAAPRAGRQHAPPRRAAAPAGAGRRPAGAPGGPAGNTDQGGGQGGEATGEKTRKAQGSGGAGARAGAPPTDRSGGEGEGEQAGRDPKEGNEAGAGRSQRNAGEARSETDGQSGRRTGGGAKTKRRRGAGPAEGARRRAGARSEASGESQGGEAAGAQRPRPRRKREEGGRRGAAGAAPRKRERQGARGEAERASGRNRKPGTGPTAREPRTHKGGGEETAGRGQGRRKPRRRGTTHGEATSPEREAGGATRPGGEGPGPRGGGRRARKTRGASRAEGGGAGGGGSKEEGERGSREGKGPGDGRAQGEASRRAGGPATAASASGERKRGKGGPDAAGRNGGAGDGGGGPREEERAGERPAHPGNGAAGGGPAAEGTARRGGPGGGREGERAGPAGGREPQQGAKGTPGAGKGRQEGGRERNRGKRRARRGGRGGQPEPGRRRTAEGAAGRAGAAGGGADGAARGRPGDEQ from the exons GGGACGGGGCCCCGCGGAGGGCGCGGGCCAAGCGGGGGGGGGCGCCCGCGGGCGGGGGGCCG AGGAGGGCGAGCCGAGGGGGGGCCGGCGGGAGCGGAGGAAGGAGGAACAGGGACAGGCGGGGGCAGGCGGAGGGCAGAGGCAGAGGGGAAAGGCGGGAGGGAGGAAAGACGAACAACGGCGAAAGCAGGGGCCAAGGAGGGGGCAGGAAGCAAGAACGAAAGGGGGGGGCGCGAAGACGAGCAGAGACCGGCCGAGGCGCAACCAGAAACGAGGCCGACCAGGGAGCGGCGGAGGGGCGGGAGGACGCCGCCGGCACCGGAGGAGAAAGCAAAGGCGGGGGGGGCCGGGGGGAGGAGGGGCGCAAGGCGGAAACGGAAAGGAAGGGACGGAAGGGCACCACCAGGAGGGGAGCCGGCGGCGGAAGGGGACGCAACACGGGGAAACGGACCAGGGCCAGACAGAGGAAGGAGGGACAGACGGAGAGCGCGGGCGGGAGGCGAGGGGGGGGGGGCAGGGCCGGGCGGAGGGGGGGAGCGAGGGGCGGGGGAAGGCCGGGAACGAACGAGACCGCAGCCGGCGAACGAGCGACACGGAGGGGAGCCGCCGGGGCGAGCGGCGGAGAGGGACGAGGGCCGGGGAGGCCAAGGAAGGGGAGGCAAGAACAGGGCGGGGAGGCCCGGAGAGGGGCGGGGCCGCACGCGCGCGACACGGAGGGAGGCAACGAGGCGAGAGCCGGGGCCGACAGGCCCGGGGAAGCGGGGAAAGGGCAGCGGGAGGGGGAGAGAGCAGGGCAAGGGGGGGCGGCAACGAGGAAGGCCGAGGAAGCGCGAGGCAGCAGCGCGCGGGGACGACGGCCCGGCCCGGGGGACACACCGCCCGGCGCGCCGACCGAGGGAAGGGGCCGGGGAAGGGGGCGGAGCGCGGCGACGGGGGCGGGGCGCGGCCCGCGACGGCGCGAGAAGGCCACGGAACCGGAGCAGGGAGAGGAAGGAGAAGGCGGAACAAGGGGGCCGGAGGGGAACCGGCGGAAGGAGCAGGGGCGAAACCGGCCGAGCAGAACGACCCGCGAACGCGGGGCAAACAACACCGGAGGGGGGGCGGGGGCAGCCGCGCCGCGCGCCACCCCCGGGGCGCGGAGCGGCCAGGCGCGGCGGCCCGGGGCCCGGCGGGGGGGGGAGAGGCCGGGAGCAACCGCGGCGAGGCAAAGCGAACAAACCCCCGGCGCGAAGCGCGCCAAGGAAGCGAAACGAAAGAAGGGGCACGGCGGCGGGCGCCGCACCGGGCGCGGGGGCGAGGCGGCAGGGGGGGGGCGCGGGGCGCAAAGAGACAGAACGACGCGCGGCAACGGAGAGCGCGGCGCGCGCAGCGAGGAAGAACGGAGCGAAAGGCGAGACGGGGGGGGAAGGGCAGAAGCCCGGGAACCAGCGAGGCGGGGAACGCAAGGGGCGCCCCAAGCCAGGAGGCCGAGGGCACGGCGGCCGGGGGGGCACGCAGCGGCGCCCCCAGCCAACCAGGAGCCCGCGAGCCGCGGGGGGACCGCGGGCGGAAAGGGCCGCCCGGGCGCGCACAGCCAGCGGGGGGCCGAAAGGCGAGGCCGCGACGACAGCAGCGGCGCGACGAGCGGGGGGAAGGCGGCAAGCAACCGCGGGCGGAGGCGGGCGCGGCCGGCGAGCGAGACCCGGGAACCCGGGCGGCAGCGCAAGGACGGGGCGCGCAGCGCGACCCCAGGGCAGGCGGGAGGACCCGCGGAGGGAAGCAGAGCAAGAAGCGGAGGAAAAGAAACGGACCAGGAGGCCCCGAGGAACGGCGAGCGAACCGGGAAAAGCCCAGCGGGAGAAGCGGGCGCCAGCGGCGGCCGAAGGGGAGGCGGGAGAAGCGGCCGCAGCGACGGACCGGGCCCAAGGCCCCGGGAAAGGGGCGCCGGAGAGGGGGAGAGCCCCGGCGGGCCCGGACCCGGGCGCACCAAGAGGCGCGGGCGACGAGGCGGGGGGGGGGAAGGCAGCCCGAAGCGGGCGGGAAAGGCCGGCCAAGGCGAAAGACGGGCGAGAGACCGAGAGCGAACAAGGACCGCGAGGGAAAGAGGAAAAGGACGGGGAAAGAGAGGCAAAGAGGGCGGGAAAGGGGCGGGAGGGAAGCGGAGGGGGGCCGGCGAGGCGCCCCGGGCGGAGGGGGAACGGCGAGAGCCGGGCCGCCGAGCGGGCGGGGCGGGGACCGACGCGGGGCGGGGCGGCGGCCCAAGCCCGGGCCGGGGAGACGCCCGGGGAGACGGCGGCGCCGCGAGCGGGGAGGCAGCACGCGCCGCCGCGGCGGGCGGCGGCACCGGCGGGCGCCGGGCGGCGGCCGGCGGGCGCCCCAGGCGGCCCGGCGGGAAACACGGACCAAGGAGGCGGACAGGGGGGCGAGGCAACGGGCGAGAAAACCCGGAAGGCGCAAGGAAGCGGAGGGGCGGGAGCCCGCGCGGGGGCACCGCCGACCGACCGGAGCGGCGGAGAGGGCGAGGGAGAGCAGGCCGGGCGGGACCCGAAAGAGGGGAACGAGGCCGGAGCGGGGCGAAGCCAGAGGAACGCGGGGGAGGCCCGCAGCGAGACGGACGGGCAAAGCGGGCGGCGGACGGGGGGAGGGGCGAAGACGAAGCGACGGCGAGGAGCGGGGCCCGCCGAAGGGGCCCGCAGGAGAGCGGGAGCCCGGAGCGAGGCGAGCGGGGAAAGCCAAGGAGGAGAGGCAGCGGGGGCGCAACGCCCGCGACCGAGGCGCAAACGGGAAGAGGGAGGACGGCGCGGGGCGGCGGGAGCCGCGCCACGGAAGCGAGAGCGCCAAGGGGCCAGGGGGGAAGCAGAACGGGCGAGCGGGAGGAACCGGAAGCCGGGGACGGGGCCAACGGCGCGCGAACCGAGAACCCACAAAGGGGGGGGCGAGGAGACAGCAGGACGGGGGCAGGGAAGGCGAAAGCCGCGAAGGAGGGGGACAACGCACGGCGAAGCAACGAGCCCCGAAAGGGAGGCGGGAGGCGCGACGAGACCGGGGGGGGAAGGGCCAGGCCCGAGAGGAGGGGGGCGGCGGGCGCGCAAAACCCGGGGCGCGAGCCGGGCGGAGGGCGGCGGGGCAGGCGGGGGGGGGAGCAAAGAGGAAGGAGAACGGGGAAGCCGAGAGGGAAAGGGGCCAGGGGACGGCAGGGCACAGGGGGAGGCGAGCCGAAGAGCGGGGGGCCCGGCGACAGCGGCCAGCGCGAGCGGCGAAAGGAAGCGGGGGAAAGGCGGACCGGACGCGGCGGGACGCAACGGAGGAGCCGGAGACGGCGGCGGGGGGCCGCGGGAAGAGGAGCGGGCGGGGGAACGGCCGGCCCACCCGGGAAACGGCGCAGCCGGAGGAGGGCCGGCGGCGGAAGGCACCGCACGGCGGGGGGGGCCGGGGGGGGGCCGGGAGGGGGAGAGGGCCGGCCCGGCCGGCGGACGCGAACCGCAGCAGGGCGCCAAGGGAACGCCGGGGGCAGGGAAAGGGAGGCAGGAAGGCGGCAGGGAGCGGAACCGGGGGAAAAGGAGGGCGCGGAGGGGGGGACGGGGGGGCCAGCCCGAACCGGGGCGGCGGCGCACGGCGGAGGGCGCCGCGGGGAGAGCGGGGGCGGCGGGCGGCGGGGCGGACGGGGCGGCGCGGGGGCGGCCCGGCGACGAACAG